The Oncorhynchus clarkii lewisi isolate Uvic-CL-2024 unplaced genomic scaffold, UVic_Ocla_1.0 unplaced_contig_391_pilon_pilon, whole genome shotgun sequence DNA window gactaaaactcctcccacattgaccacagctataaggtttctctcctgtgtgttttctctggtgtagagtcatgtggccagatgtagcaaatatcttcccacattgatcacagctatagggtttctctcctgtgtgtattctctggtgtagagtcagatgGCAAGATCGACCaaacctcttcccacattgatcacagctataaggtttctctcctgtgtgtattctcttgtgcactCTGAGATCTCCAGATTgactaaaactcctcccacattgaccacagctataaggtttctctcctgtgtgtgttctctggtgaactgtCAGCTCTCCAGattgaccaaaactcttcccacattgatcacagctatatggtttctctcctgtgtgtattctcttgtgcactCTGAGATCTCCATATTGaataaaactcctcccacattgaccacagctataaggtttctctcctgtgtgtattctctcgtgcacTCTGAGACCTCCAGATTgactaaaactcctcccacattgaccacagctataaggtttctctcctgtgtgtgttctctggtgtagagtcaggtggccagatgtagcaaatctcttcccacattgatcacaactatatggtttctctcctgtgtgtgttctctggtgcactCTGAGATCTCCAGATTgactaaaactcctcccacattgaccacagctataaggtttctctcctgtgtgtgttctctggtgtagagtcaggtggccagatgtagcaaatctcttcccacattgatcacagctatagggtttctcgcctgtgtgtattctctggtgtagagtcagatgGCAAGATCGACCaaacctcttcccacattgatcacagctatatggtttatctcctgtgtgtgttctctggtgtcgtGTCAGCTGGTCAgattgaacaaaactcttcccacattgatcacagctataggatttctctcctgtgtgtgttctcaggtgttgagtcagagagccagatgttgtaaaactcttcccacattgaccacagctgtaaggtttctctcctgtgtgtgttctctggtgcactGTCAGCTCTCCAGATCGACacaaactcttcccacattgatcacagctgtaagatttctctcctgtgtgtattctctgatgAATTGTAATGCCTGATGAGGttaatctcttcccacagtcagagcagcagtgagttctctTCACTGTGGGTCTCTGCAGGTGTttattgaggtgttctgatctggagagacccttctctccctcttcagcatcatgaggttgttgaggctccccagaggatccacgatagtcccgtatctctcctgtgtgaacaacaaagtcagacagatgattaaaggcccacaacagcagaaGTCCACTAtaaaaggtgatgccaacagcGTAGCCATGATGTTGAACAGCAATTGACGTCTGTAATCAATGTTAACATGatttgacaattgtcttaaaatgagcaagaaaagtcatattttgtcttgttttcacattagtagtaacatccatgattgtaggctagaaataggatattcatgttgttgaaactctAAACAGTGTGCCAGACGACTTTTGTTCTCCAAGGCCCCCttctgtgtttgctaaaattgTGGCACGAGGGCAATTTgattgcagaaactcctccctgctaatgaggaaaccgatagttatggatgtactatatctgcctggaacaaaaatggtgagcaaagattttagtttttcacaatgtattctgaatatgaatgggggaaaactcaggggagtaacctccatttccaggttgcttatgagagcatttcacactactttggatTATACATTTAAGGCTCatttgaatgtcctgcttaatataatgtttgctaCAGTAGTatgaattacagtgccttgcgaaagtattcggcccccttgaactttgcgaccttttgccacatttcaggcttcaaacatgaagatataaaactgtattttttggtgaagaatcaacaacaagtggtgcacaatcatgaagtggaatgacatttattggatatttcaaacttttttaacaaatcgaaaactgaaaaattgggcgtgcaaaattattcagcccctttactttcagtgcagcaaactctctccagaagttcagtgaggatctctgaatgatccaatgttgacctaaatgactaatgatgataaatacaatccacctgtgtgtaatcaagtctccgtataaatgcacctgcactgagatagtctcagaggtccgtcaaaagcgcagagagcatcatgaagaacaaggaacacaccaggcaggtccgagatactgttgtgaagaagtttaaagccggatttggatacaaaaagatttcccaagctttaaacatcccaaggagcactttgcaagcgataatattgaaatggaaggagtatcagaccactgcaaatctaccaagacctggccgtccctctaaactttcagctcatacaaggagaagactgatcagagatgcagccaagaggcccatgatcactctggatgaactgcagagatatacagctgaggtgggagactctgtccataggacaacaatcagtcgtatattgcacaaatctggcctttatggaagagtggcaagaagaaagccatttcttaaagatatccataaaaagtgtcgtttaaagtttgccacaagccacctgggagacacaccaaacatgtggaagaaggtgttctggtcagattaaaccaaaattgaactttttggcaacaatgcaaaacgttatgtttggcgtaaaagcaacacagctgaacacaccatccccactgtcaaacatggtggtggcagcatcatggtttgggcctgcttttcttcagcagggacagggaagatggttaaaattgatgggaagatggatggagccaaatacaggaccattctggaagaaaacctgatgagtctgcaaaagacctgagactgggacggagatttgtcttccaacaagacaatgatccaaaacataaagcaaaatctacaatggaatagttcaaaaataaacatatccaggtgttagaatggccaagtcaaagtccagacctgaatccaatcgagaatctgtggaaagaactgaaaactgctgttcacaaatgctctccatccaacctcactgagctcgagctgttttgcaaggaggaatgggaaaaaatgtcagtctctcgatgtgcaaaactgatagagacataccccaagcgacttacagctgtaatcgcagcaaaaggtggcgctacaaagtattaacttaagggggctgaataattttgcacgcacaatttttcagtttttgatttgttaaaaaagtttgaaatatccaataaatgtcgttccacttcatgattctgtcccacttgttgttgattcttcacaaaaaaatacagttttatatctttatgtttgaagcctgaaatgtggcaaaaggtcacaaagttcaagggggccgaatactttcgcaaggcactgtatgtgtaattattgaagaaccgtTAATGAGTATCGATTTgggtgttgtcaataaagttacgatttaattttttatttcacctttatttaaccaggtagaccagtgagatatacttcctgtactacctgctggagcgcgtgctatgggtgggtgttgctatggtgaccagtgagccgaGTTAAGGcggcctagcaaagacttatagatgacctggagccagcgggtttggcgacaaatatgtgatagcaaactggatgcagtctgagtagagtgttggaggctattttgtaaatgatatcgccgaagttaaggataggtaggatagtcagttttacgagggtatgtttggcagcgtgagtgaaggaggctttgtttcgAAATAGGAAGCAAATTGTAGATGCTTAAtaggagtctggaaggagagtttacagtctaaccagatacctaggtattagtagttgtccacatattctaagtcagaaccgtccagagtagtgatgctagtcgggcgggcggttgcgggcagcgatcggttgaagagcatgcatttagttcaACTTgcgtttaaaagcagttggaggccacagaaggagtgttgtatggcattgaagcttgtttggaggtttgttaacacattgtccaaagaagggccagatgtatacagaatggtgtcatctgactagaggtggatcaaggaatcacccgcagcaagagcgacatcgttgatatatacagagtcggcccgagaattgaaccctgtggtaactccataaagactgccagaggtccggacaacaggccaggttgatgaagacggctgcacagtactgtcttttatcgatggcggaaattatattgtttagtaccttgagcgtggatgaggtgcacctgtgaccagctcggaaaccggattgcactgcggagaaggtacggtgggattcgaaatggtcagtgatctgtttgttaacttggctttcgaagactttagaaaaggcaggacaggatggatgtaacagtttgggtcaagagtatcaccccctttgaagagggggatgactgtggaagagaggttgaacagactagtaataggggttgcaacaatggcggcagatcattttagaaagagggtccagattgtcttgcccagctgatttgtacgggaacaggatttgcagctctttcagaacatcagctatctggatttgggtgaaggagaagctggggaggcttgggcaagtagctgcggggggtgcggagctgttggttggggtagccaggaggaaagcatggccagccgtagagaaatgcttattgaaattctcgattattgtggatttatcggtggtgacagtgtttcttagcctcattgcagtgggcagctgggaggaggtgctcttattctcaatggactttacagtgtcacaaAACTTTttagagttagagctacaggatgcacatttctgtttaaaaaagctagcctttgctttcctaactgactgtgtgtattggttcctgacttctctaataaagttgcatatcgcggggactattcgacgCTAGTGCAGTAGGCCACAGGATGTATTTGTGCTGGTCGAGAGCAGtctggtctggagtgaaccaagggctatatctgttcctagttgcacatttttttaaaggggcatgcttatttaaggtgGTGAGGAAATTACAATTAATGAAATTACAATTAATGAACAATCAGGCATCCCCTACTgaagggatgaggtcaatatccttccaggatacccgggccaggtcgattagaaaggcctgcttgcagaagtgaTTTTGtctacagatttagggttgttcctggtgggttccttgaaaatgtgtgtgagattgagggcatctagcttggattgtaggacggccggggtgttaacctcactagggtagggggcactattttcacctccggatgaaagtaaacttggtagatttggatagaaaacactttaaattttccaaaactgttaaaataatgtctgagtataacagaactgatacgacAGGCGATGTTCTATGTTCTGATGGCTAGCATCTGATGGAGGTTCTAGCTATAAGGTCTAACAAAAACAGCAGATCCATATCATATTGGGTGAGGCCGGTTtccggaaggtatatttaatttaaaaatgaaaAGGATTGAAATATATTgcaatatatacaaaaaagaTGAAAAAAACATTCCATTTACAACAAACATGTCTTAacgctacgccatcttggattacaAAATGACTCAGTTAAAAACCATTGGATCTAGCAAACTCAAACTATTTAGTATTtctgtgcccatgaaaactgttttcccaGCGTAACATAAGGAGCCACTAAATTATACATAGTTCGAGTGCATTTCAGAATACAAAACAACTGTCTGACAGCAAGATCCCTTATTTAAGTTGAAGTTCATCATACGACAAGAAtaacgttatgactataactactgttccctgaaggagggaaactaggtacaacatactattaaatccacacgttatgactataactactgttccctgaaggagggaaactaggtacaacatactattaaatccacgcctcgctggaagccccgccttctacaggtgatgagtgaggctgatgacgagcggctccctccggtcaggttgtgttgacgagcggctccccccggtcaggttgtgttgacgagcggctccccccggttaggttgtgttgacgagcggctccccccggtcaggttgtgttgacgagcggctccccccggtcaggttgtgttgacgagcggctccccccggtcaggttgtgttgacgagcggctccccccggtcaggttgtgttgacgagcggctccccccggtcaggttgtgttgacgagcggctccccccggccaggttgtgttgacgagcggctccccccggccaggttgtgttgacgagcggctccccccTGTCAGGTTATGTTGACGAGCTGCTCCCTCCTGTCAGGTTATGTTGACGAGctgctccctccggtcaggttatgttgacgagctgctccctccggtcaggttatgttgacgagctgctccctccggtcaggttatgttgacgagctgctccctccggtcaggttatgttgacgagctgctccctccggtcaggttatgttgacgagcggctccctccggtcaggttatgttgacgagcggctccctccggtcaggttatgttgacgagcggctccctccggtcaggttatgttgacgagcggctccctccggtcaggttatgttgacgagcggctccctccggtcaggttatgttgacgagcggctccctccggtcaggttatgttgacgagcggctccctccggtcaggttatgttgacgagcggctccctccggtcaggt harbors:
- the LOC139394531 gene encoding zinc finger protein 271-like encodes the protein MRSQSYSPSNEEKDITVNQEVESGAFTVKEEEDAFRVKDEEDITVKQEVESGAFTVKEEEDGFRVKEEDGGTVKGEHVVYGVKDEGEEITFKLKKEEEEEEEPGYLGPVSQTHLKASNGSNDEFSHKMVLRNRSLINTREIRDYRGSSGEPQQPHDAEEGEKGLSRSEHLNKHLQRPTVKRTHCCSDCGKRLTSSGITIHQRIHTGEKSYSCDQCGKSLCRSGELTVHQRTHTGEKPYSCGQCGKSFTTSGSLTQHLRTHTGEKSYSCDQCGKSFVQSDQLTRHQRTHTGDKPYSCDQCGKRFGRSCHLTLHQRIHTGEKPYSCDQCGKRFATSGHLTLHQRTHTGEKPYSCGQCGRSFSQSGDLRVHQRTHTGEKPYSCDQCGKRFATSGHLTLHQRTHTGEKPYSCGQCGRSFSQSGGLRVHERIHTGEKPYSCGQCGRSFIQYGDLRVHKRIHTGEKPYSCDQCGKSFGQSGELTVHQRTHTGEKPYSCGQCGRSFSQSGDLRVHKRIHTGEKPYSCDQCGKRFGRSCHLTLHQRIHTGEKPYSCDQCGKIFATSGHMTLHQRKHTGEKPYSCGQCGRSFSQSGDLRVHKRIHTGEKPYSCDQCGKRFATSGNLTLHQRTHTGEKPYSCDQCGRSFSQSGNLTLHQRTHRIEFS